One Negativicoccus succinicivorans genomic window, TCCTGCGGGGCAAACATAAGCCGACTTACACACCGCATCAAGATACGGGCGATTTCGTGATCGTCATTAACGCGGCGAAAGTCGTTGTTACGGGTAAAAAATTAGAACAGAAAAAATATTTCCGTCATTCCGGTTATCCGGGCGGCGGCCGTTTCATTCATCTGAACTGGCTCTTGGAACGTCGGCCGGAACAGGTTATTGAAATGGCGGTTCGCGGCATGCTGCCGAAGAACTCGCTGGGCGAAAATATGTATCGTAAATTAAAAGTATACGCCGGCGCGGAACATCCGCATGCTGCACAGCAACCGGAAGTACTTGAGTTGAACATTCGTTAACCGGAAGGAGGAACCGTAAATGGCAGTAGCACAATACTACGGCACAGGTCGTAGAAAGAAATCCGTTGCCCGCGTTCGTCTTGTTCCGGGCCAAGGCAGAATCATGATCAACAATCGTGAGATGTCGGAATACTTCGGTTTGAAGACACTCGAGCTGATCGTTAAACAACCGCTCGAACTGACCAACACCACCGACCAGTATGATGTTTTGGTCAATGTTCACGGCGGCGGCACGACCGGTCAAGCCGGCGCGATTCGTCACGGTATCAGCCGCGCGCTCCTGGAAGTCGACGCCGATTTCCGCAAAGCGCTCAAAAAAGAAGGTTTCCTGACTCGTGACCCGCGTATGAAAGAACGTAAAAAATACGGTCTTAAAAAAGCGCGTAAAGCAAGCCAGTTCTCGAAACGTTAATTGGTACCAAATAAAACCCTGCCGAGGCAGGGTTTTTTATTATCTGAAAATATTTCGGGCAAAGGCGGCACCGGATTGATGGAAACAACAAATGCCATACGGCCGGCGCGGCACCGATGGTTAGATATAAAAAAAGAATCTCCGCGGAGATTCTTTTTTTGTGGTCAGATGATCGTTTCGCCGTGATGTTTTTCACCCGGCGCGTCCGGATACAGATTGTATTGGACCGTCCACTCGTCTTTGTACTTGATCGCCTGGCTGTGAATGTTGTCCCATTGGTCATGCGTGCGCACCACGCGCCCCGGCACACCGACGACGAGTGAATTCGGCGGAATCTCTTGGTTCTCCAGAACCAGCGCGCCGGCGGCGATAATCGAACCGCGGCCGACATGCGCGCCGGTTAAAATTTTAGCGCCCATGCCGATCCACACATGGTCTTCGACCGTGGCGCCGTGAACGACCGCGCTGTGGCCGATAGTAACATAATCACCGATGATGCAGGGGTAACCTTTCGCCACATGCAGGCAGACGAGATCCTGTACATTGGAATATTTGCCGACGGAAATGTAATCGACATCACCGCGGGCTACCGCGTTGTACCAGAAGCTGCTCCATTCATCGGCGCGAACATCGCCGACGATTTGAGCGCCTTTCGCGACATAGACGTTTTCATGCAAGGCGGGCGAAACGCCCTGGAACGCATCTCCATCATAGGTATACATAGAAACTTCCTTTCCTTTGCTTTCAAAAATTATTTCAGTAATTGCGGGGCGTTCTGCAAACATTCCGTCATTTCATGAATAATTTCATCTACGATTTCTTTCGCCGGTTGGATCTTGGTCAAACGGTTCAAGCCCTGGCCGACTTGCACCACACCGTTTACCATGTCGCCGTCGACCGCGGCGAGACGATTCGTGCCGCGTGAAAGAGCGGTGAGAACCTCATCGGCGGCGCCTTCGCGCTCGAGACGCAAGTATTCGTCCGTGAATGCGCTGCGTAAACCGCGGACATTGTTGTTGCGCGTAAAACCGGTGATGACGGAATCCGTATCGGTGGCGGCGATGATGGCGTCTTTCGAATTTTGATGGACTTTGCACTCTTCGGCTAAGAGGAAGCGCGAACCCATCTGCACGCCGTCGGCGCCCATCAGGAGAGCCGCCGCCATACCGCGACCGTCGACAATGGAGCCGGCGACGATGATCGGAATATCGATTTCCGGAATGACATTTGTCATGAGCGCCATCGTCGTTTGCATGCCGTCGTGACCGCCTGCTTCAAAGCCTTCGATGACCAAAGCGTCGGCGCCTTTTTCCTGCACGCGTTTAGCGAGTTTGACGTTCGGCACGACCGGGATCGCTTTAACGCCGGCACGATGCAACGGTTCAAAGTAAGGCACCGGATTGCCCGCGCCGATGGTCGCGAAAGCAACTTTTTCTTCGCAAATAATTTCGAGCACTTCATCTTTATTCGGCGCCTGCAACATCAAATTCACGCCGAAGGGATGACCGGTTAATTCCTTCGTTTTACGAATCTGTTCGTGAATCCATTCCGACGAACGACCGCCGGTCGCAATCACGCCGGTGGCGCCGGCATTCGCAACAGCGCTTACCAGAGTCGATTCGGAGATCCAGGCCATGGCACCCTGAATAATCGGGTATCGGATACCGAGCAGCTCGGTCAGTTTCGTTTTCATACCATTTCCCCCTTATAATGAATGTTTTCTATTTATAACTTAATTATGAACTAAATTATGAGCTAAAAATATCATGCGTTCAATGAAAATACAACAATAAGATTGCGAATTACGCATAGTGAAATAAAAATTTTCACACGTCATATCTCTTTATACAGCCAACGATGCGGCTCCCCTTCGTCCATATGAACTTCTTCGAGATCGCCGGTATAACCGTTGCGCAAATAAAAGTTTTGGGCGCGCACTTGCGCGGAAAGCATGATTTTTGTGCCGCCCAGTTTTTTGATAGCGTTCTCCGCAGCTTCCAAAATCAGGGTGCCTAACTGTTGATGGCGATGGTCTTTGGCGACGGCCATCCGACCGATGTAGTAGGTGCCGGCCTCTTCCGCCGGAAAAAAACGACAGGTGCCCACCGCGCGATCATTTTCCCGACAGATCACATGGCGGGCGCATTGGTCGGTTTCATCGAACTCGTTCTGAAAGCCCTGCTCATGAATAAAAACATCCTCCCGCAGCTTACGTGCTTCGGCAGGCAATGTGGCATTGACAGTAATCATCGTATCGCTCCTTTGCATTTTCCGATGTAAGTATAACAAACGAATCGGTATTTTCGTAATCGGCTTTGGGATTCCGGAAAATATCGGGAAAAGGGAGAGCGCTT contains:
- the rplM gene encoding 50S ribosomal protein L13, whose product is MKTTFMANPSNIERKWYIVDAEGKTLGRLAAEVAKVLRGKHKPTYTPHQDTGDFVIVINAAKVVVTGKKLEQKKYFRHSGYPGGGRFIHLNWLLERRPEQVIEMAVRGMLPKNSLGENMYRKLKVYAGAEHPHAAQQPEVLELNIR
- the rpsI gene encoding 30S ribosomal protein S9 → MAVAQYYGTGRRKKSVARVRLVPGQGRIMINNREMSEYFGLKTLELIVKQPLELTNTTDQYDVLVNVHGGGTTGQAGAIRHGISRALLEVDADFRKALKKEGFLTRDPRMKERKKYGLKKARKASQFSKR
- a CDS encoding gamma carbonic anhydrase family protein, whose product is MYTYDGDAFQGVSPALHENVYVAKGAQIVGDVRADEWSSFWYNAVARGDVDYISVGKYSNVQDLVCLHVAKGYPCIIGDYVTIGHSAVVHGATVEDHVWIGMGAKILTGAHVGRGSIIAAGALVLENQEIPPNSLVVGVPGRVVRTHDQWDNIHSQAIKYKDEWTVQYNLYPDAPGEKHHGETII
- a CDS encoding NAD(P)H-dependent flavin oxidoreductase, producing MKTKLTELLGIRYPIIQGAMAWISESTLVSAVANAGATGVIATGGRSSEWIHEQIRKTKELTGHPFGVNLMLQAPNKDEVLEIICEEKVAFATIGAGNPVPYFEPLHRAGVKAIPVVPNVKLAKRVQEKGADALVIEGFEAGGHDGMQTTMALMTNVIPEIDIPIIVAGSIVDGRGMAAALLMGADGVQMGSRFLLAEECKVHQNSKDAIIAATDTDSVITGFTRNNNVRGLRSAFTDEYLRLEREGAADEVLTALSRGTNRLAAVDGDMVNGVVQVGQGLNRLTKIQPAKEIVDEIIHEMTECLQNAPQLLK
- a CDS encoding GNAT family N-acetyltransferase, with protein sequence MITVNATLPAEARKLREDVFIHEQGFQNEFDETDQCARHVICRENDRAVGTCRFFPAEEAGTYYIGRMAVAKDHRHQQLGTLILEAAENAIKKLGGTKIMLSAQVRAQNFYLRNGYTGDLEEVHMDEGEPHRWLYKEI